The proteins below are encoded in one region of Candidatus Aegiribacteria sp.:
- a CDS encoding DUF2723 domain-containing protein produces the protein MHFMLHSFTLRTSFSVTFFPNRMMHCHRSPPIKGIVRHRRYLCLVLIVAAAISAAAWFTGSSGFDFIDGPEFVLCGTNLELPHPPGYPLFIFMLRLFSVIIPCMNLDYACLRIASAIFAGGGVIAACAAIRSFRCSRAGALSGSILLFTLGPVLGQLNIVEVHGFAILLVLTALALRNSPAGPYFFSLSLFGGHPVSVLFFPSIVSRIFKRRWVLFGIIPLSLWLFIPIRSTFQAVCHYSYPANVPLLWNYLTIYGSRLTVPALRGFEALYRSTGVISLTVIGIFIFYSRRWSPGLFLTAAAGLIFLSSYSIPDTASILWILLVPLTIWASLGLGRMLSSGVYKRTAAWILLLASILSGISHASRRNDTAAPLITRDFIRGTAPEAVFVSVGMTTYHTAYLLEVEDIRPDILPMDAFKCFFRIPPPSELPDHISGRRVYATRGWDQIELHLNGLLFTSEGDTVDWNIYDIFRYEGDVHDIFASDEIAELWARRAIQSEDENDRIICEEKALNYVENRIAEERIRTILDKY, from the coding sequence ATGCATTTTATGCTTCACAGCTTTACCCTGAGAACGAGCTTTTCAGTCACTTTCTTTCCGAATCGCATGATGCACTGTCATCGGTCTCCGCCGATTAAAGGAATAGTGCGGCACAGGCGATACCTCTGCCTGGTTCTGATAGTCGCAGCCGCAATCAGTGCTGCAGCCTGGTTTACAGGTTCTTCCGGGTTCGATTTCATCGATGGTCCTGAATTCGTCCTGTGCGGCACGAACCTGGAACTGCCACATCCGCCGGGCTATCCTCTTTTCATTTTCATGCTGAGGCTGTTTTCCGTTATCATTCCGTGCATGAATCTTGATTATGCCTGCCTCAGGATTGCATCCGCCATCTTTGCGGGGGGAGGCGTAATCGCCGCCTGCGCCGCTATAAGAAGTTTTAGATGCAGCAGGGCGGGAGCCCTGAGCGGTTCAATTCTACTCTTCACGCTCGGACCTGTTTTAGGACAGCTTAACATCGTAGAAGTTCACGGATTTGCGATTCTTCTGGTGTTGACCGCGCTTGCTCTCAGGAATTCACCGGCAGGTCCGTACTTCTTCTCACTATCCTTGTTCGGAGGCCATCCGGTATCAGTGCTGTTTTTTCCATCCATAGTATCACGAATTTTCAAACGAAGATGGGTGCTGTTCGGAATAATACCACTCTCTCTCTGGTTGTTCATTCCAATAAGATCAACATTCCAGGCCGTATGCCATTACTCGTATCCGGCGAATGTCCCCCTTCTCTGGAATTACCTTACAATATACGGCTCCAGATTGACAGTACCTGCTCTCCGCGGGTTTGAAGCTCTCTACAGAAGTACAGGAGTAATATCGCTTACGGTTATCGGAATATTCATATTTTACTCCCGCAGGTGGTCCCCTGGTCTTTTCCTCACAGCGGCTGCCGGTCTGATTTTCCTGTCCAGCTATTCCATACCGGATACAGCCAGCATACTCTGGATACTTCTGGTTCCCCTTACGATCTGGGCATCTCTGGGCCTGGGCAGAATGCTGAGCAGCGGGGTCTACAAAAGAACTGCTGCATGGATTCTGCTGCTGGCTTCGATACTGTCCGGTATCTCCCACGCTTCCAGGAGAAACGATACTGCTGCTCCTCTGATTACCCGTGATTTCATCAGAGGAACCGCTCCCGAAGCGGTCTTTGTATCTGTGGGCATGACTACATACCATACCGCGTATCTCCTTGAAGTAGAGGATATAAGACCTGACATACTTCCAATGGATGCTTTCAAATGCTTTTTCCGGATTCCGCCACCTTCCGAACTACCGGACCATATTTCGGGAAGACGGGTCTACGCAACACGCGGCTGGGACCAGATTGAACTCCATCTCAACGGGCTTCTTTTTACTTCGGAAGGCGATACGGTTGACTGGAACATATACGACATTTTCCGCTACGAGGGAGATGTTCATGATATATTCGCGTCCGATGAAATTGCTGAATTATGGGCACGAAGGGCGATACAGTCCGAAGATGAAAATGACAGGATTATCTGCGAAGAAAAGGCGCTGAACTACGTTGAAAACAGGATTGCTGAAGAGAGGATAAGGACGATACTTGATAAATACTGA
- a CDS encoding T9SS type A sorting domain-containing protein → MKSTLALLASLLLIISGIALGDTSMDRILSALETGEITNTVAADLLIRSVTDYDNLPSIYTEGTDHVPCGTPAFLEASRLTADIDSPLASRPILSGPVQTFNSDDGHFKIHWTNSGVDATSYSYAYTVAVAADSSWQVECNEMNFIYPPPDNGVGGDDLYDIYICHLEGGTLGYTSRNGEYHPPDSSQACSASHVVIGNSITNVGCRNCTVAHEFQHAIQFSYSYEEQTWFMENCAVWMEEMVYPDVDDYRQYITSGDNALRTPWMDIRSNAMYWYGAFTWPWMMWDRWNYEAVREVWENCAAISGSSLIEAHEQMFASHGTDFESFFMDYGCWRWFTAGNWFSGCGMYKEEASTWTPGPRVLPWHNITTLPASGDQTTNYEPDRYGIHWIKVDLTNYQNDWIEMAFNGRDSFEWNLGVIMQDNAGRLVFDWYECDPTTGDFSVSVGADGWDYAIFFPAFMSNSPLDHLYTFNITATTGIEGSPSTTDLLNLNVSSNPIQAGGYVTFDLPFDGNAKMCVYDMSGRIASTLIDEEMQAGSHSVQFEGSDMSNGTYFIMLFANDKISAQKVVLSN, encoded by the coding sequence ATGAAAAGTACTCTTGCTCTTCTTGCTTCTCTTCTGTTGATTATCTCCGGCATCGCGCTTGGAGATACTTCCATGGACAGAATTCTGTCGGCTCTGGAAACGGGAGAGATCACAAATACTGTTGCAGCGGATCTTCTGATCCGGAGCGTAACGGATTACGATAATCTGCCATCGATTTATACAGAGGGAACCGATCACGTTCCCTGCGGAACACCCGCTTTTCTCGAAGCCAGCCGACTTACCGCTGACATCGACTCACCGCTTGCAAGCCGTCCCATCCTTAGCGGGCCTGTACAGACGTTCAACTCAGATGACGGTCACTTCAAAATCCACTGGACCAATTCGGGTGTAGACGCGACCAGCTATTCGTACGCGTACACAGTTGCCGTCGCTGCGGATTCATCCTGGCAGGTTGAATGTAACGAAATGAATTTTATTTATCCCCCTCCCGATAACGGCGTAGGCGGCGACGATCTCTACGATATCTACATCTGCCACCTTGAAGGAGGAACACTCGGATACACAAGTCGCAACGGCGAATACCACCCGCCCGATTCCTCCCAGGCGTGTTCCGCAAGCCATGTTGTCATAGGCAATAGTATCACGAACGTTGGTTGTAGAAATTGCACTGTAGCCCACGAATTCCAGCACGCCATCCAGTTCTCCTACAGCTACGAAGAACAAACCTGGTTCATGGAAAACTGCGCGGTCTGGATGGAAGAAATGGTATACCCCGACGTTGACGACTACAGGCAGTACATCACCTCCGGCGATAACGCACTCCGTACCCCCTGGATGGATATCCGTTCCAACGCGATGTACTGGTACGGTGCTTTCACATGGCCATGGATGATGTGGGACAGATGGAACTACGAAGCTGTTCGCGAAGTGTGGGAAAACTGCGCTGCAATATCCGGGAGCAGCTTGATCGAAGCCCACGAGCAGATGTTCGCCAGCCACGGAACCGATTTCGAATCGTTCTTCATGGATTACGGCTGCTGGAGATGGTTCACCGCAGGTAACTGGTTCTCCGGCTGCGGTATGTACAAAGAAGAAGCATCCACCTGGACCCCGGGCCCCAGGGTTCTTCCCTGGCATAACATTACGACTCTGCCGGCCAGCGGTGACCAGACAACCAACTACGAGCCGGATAGATACGGCATCCACTGGATAAAAGTTGATCTGACGAACTATCAGAATGACTGGATCGAAATGGCCTTCAACGGCCGAGATAGCTTCGAATGGAACCTCGGCGTAATCATGCAGGATAACGCCGGAAGACTCGTCTTCGACTGGTACGAATGCGATCCCACAACCGGCGATTTCAGTGTTTCAGTCGGCGCCGACGGATGGGACTACGCGATCTTCTTCCCGGCATTTATGTCCAATTCCCCTCTGGATCACCTGTACACTTTCAATATTACGGCTACTACAGGCATAGAGGGATCCCCCTCAACCACAGACCTTCTCAATCTGAATGTCTCATCCAATCCCATCCAGGCCGGTGGCTATGTAACCTTTGACCTTCCATTCGATGGAAATGCCAAAATGTGTGTCTACGATATGAGCGGCAGAATTGCTTCCACACTTATAGACGAAGAGATGCAGGCCGGTTCCCACTCGGTGCAGTTCGAAGGTTCAGACATGTCTAATGGAACCTATTTTATAATGCTGTTCGCAAACGATAAGATCTCAGCACAGAAAGTGGTTCTCTCAAACTAA
- a CDS encoding MBL fold metallo-hydrolase has product MRITFYGAAQSVTGSKHLLEVNGRKILLDCGLHQGHRKENEKLNREMPFDPGELDSIILSHAHIDHSGNLPGAVKHGFGGMITCTFATRDLAAIMLPDSAHIQKYDTQYINKKREREGLKPIEPLYDAEDVTETLKHFMSIPYNRSFPVFPDISLRFLEAGHILGSAQVELTIKEKGTQKVLLFSGDLGRPGRPILKDPDMSAHADILIMESTYGGRNHGKQEESLQKFRAIVNSTFKSGGKLIIPSFSVGRTQEVLFDIHELVDRNEMPPMKVYVDSPLSFDATEVYKLHQECFDTHMRELLYSNKSPFQFEGLYFTQGVGDSKALNNDSSPMIIISASGMCENGRILHHLKNNIEDERSTVLVVGFMAMHTLGRRLLEGEKQVKIFGEEYTVNSRVEVINGFSAHADSDALVDYAEKVGSNAERIFLVHGEPDQSSILSNRIADRINTIPVVPARGETFEL; this is encoded by the coding sequence ATGAGAATTACTTTTTACGGAGCAGCACAGTCAGTTACCGGTTCAAAACACTTGCTGGAGGTCAACGGTAGAAAAATACTTCTGGACTGCGGCCTGCATCAGGGCCACAGAAAAGAAAACGAGAAACTGAACAGGGAGATGCCCTTCGATCCGGGAGAACTTGATTCCATAATTCTTTCCCATGCCCATATTGATCATTCGGGGAATCTTCCCGGAGCCGTGAAACATGGATTCGGAGGGATGATAACCTGCACCTTCGCAACGAGAGATCTTGCGGCGATAATGCTTCCCGACAGCGCACACATTCAGAAGTACGATACTCAGTATATAAATAAGAAAAGGGAACGAGAAGGACTGAAGCCCATTGAGCCTCTTTACGATGCTGAAGATGTCACAGAAACGCTCAAGCACTTCATGTCCATACCCTACAACAGATCGTTTCCTGTATTTCCGGATATCTCACTCAGATTCCTCGAAGCCGGGCATATATTGGGTTCCGCCCAGGTGGAACTCACAATAAAGGAGAAAGGAACGCAAAAGGTTCTCCTCTTCTCCGGAGATCTTGGAAGACCCGGAAGACCGATTTTGAAAGATCCTGACATGAGCGCACACGCGGATATTCTGATCATGGAAAGCACCTACGGCGGCAGGAATCATGGGAAACAGGAAGAGTCGCTGCAGAAGTTCAGAGCCATAGTCAACAGCACATTCAAATCCGGCGGAAAGCTTATAATTCCGTCTTTCAGTGTGGGACGCACGCAGGAAGTCCTTTTCGACATCCATGAACTGGTGGACAGGAATGAAATGCCCCCAATGAAAGTGTACGTTGACTCTCCTTTGTCTTTTGACGCCACTGAGGTTTACAAGCTTCATCAGGAGTGTTTCGATACGCACATGCGTGAGCTTCTTTACAGTAACAAGAGTCCTTTCCAGTTTGAGGGTCTTTATTTCACCCAGGGGGTAGGTGATTCCAAGGCTCTGAATAATGATTCCAGCCCTATGATCATTATCTCAGCCTCTGGAATGTGCGAGAATGGGAGAATCCTTCATCATCTTAAAAATAATATCGAAGACGAAAGAAGTACCGTGCTCGTTGTCGGGTTCATGGCGATGCATACGCTGGGCAGAAGGCTGCTGGAAGGCGAGAAACAGGTTAAGATATTCGGCGAGGAGTACACGGTGAATTCCCGTGTTGAAGTTATAAACGGGTTTTCAGCTCACGCTGATTCCGATGCCCTTGTTGATTACGCTGAGAAAGTCGGCAGTAACGCTGAGCGTATATTTCTTGTTCATGGCGAGCCCGATCAGAGTTCAATACTTTCAAACAGAATCGCGGACAGGATAAATACGATACCTGTAGTTCCCGCAAGGGGTGAAACGTTTGAATTGTAG
- the kdsB gene encoding 3-deoxy-manno-octulosonate cytidylyltransferase — MAGTIAASDRIIAIVPARYASTRLPGKPLADIAGIPMIIRVLQGISDSVDRAVAATDDKRIMNTVQNAGFEAVYTGEAISGTQRVFDAWKLLGFPGDTIINVQGDEPLVNEDWINSLTSVPAQDDRIVTLARETPAELIGSPDSVKVVLDEEREALYFSRYPIPHGSDNLLEHIGIYSFSPESLTRCVEAGSTFLSRAERLEQLAWLERGIRIRVVTGEFRGISVDTSEDLERAVDYFST, encoded by the coding sequence ATGGCTGGGACGATAGCTGCTTCAGATAGAATCATTGCCATAGTCCCCGCCAGGTACGCTTCCACAAGACTTCCCGGGAAGCCACTGGCGGACATAGCAGGCATTCCAATGATAATCAGAGTACTGCAGGGGATAAGTGATTCCGTTGACAGGGCAGTGGCGGCAACCGATGATAAACGTATTATGAATACCGTACAGAACGCCGGCTTTGAGGCTGTTTATACTGGAGAAGCCATATCAGGTACTCAAAGGGTCTTCGATGCCTGGAAACTGCTTGGTTTTCCGGGAGATACCATAATAAACGTGCAGGGTGACGAACCCCTTGTAAATGAAGACTGGATCAATTCACTCACATCGGTACCCGCTCAGGATGATCGAATTGTTACACTTGCCAGGGAAACACCAGCTGAGCTCATAGGATCACCCGATTCAGTCAAAGTCGTGCTTGATGAAGAGCGGGAAGCTCTGTATTTTTCCAGGTATCCCATTCCTCATGGTTCGGATAATCTGCTGGAACACATCGGAATCTATTCTTTCAGTCCGGAATCGCTGACGAGGTGCGTCGAAGCAGGGAGTACCTTTCTTTCCAGGGCTGAAAGGCTTGAACAGCTTGCCTGGCTTGAACGGGGAATTCGAATCCGGGTTGTAACCGGTGAATTCCGGGGAATAAGTGTTGATACTTCGGAAGACCTTGAGAGGGCGGTGGATTATTTCAGTACATGA
- the kdsA gene encoding 3-deoxy-8-phosphooctulonate synthase gives MSVHDKTPFFVIGPCSLESREISARVAEFTAELIGSLDQQVEWVFKGSFLKDNRTSHNSYRGPGMDEGLRILEEISESFGVRTITDIHNAQQAVPVAQVVDVIQIPAFLCRQTSILEAAGAAGKPVNIKKGQFMNPENMKGAVTKTSEAGCPEIWLTERGTFFGYGDLVVDFRSLSVMSEFSDKVILDVTHSLQRPGAAGGQSGGCREYAPALARAGAAWGVDGLFIETHPDPSSALSDSATMVDFDTLEAMVRKAVFHWES, from the coding sequence ATTTCAGTACATGATAAAACCCCGTTTTTTGTAATTGGCCCTTGCAGCCTTGAATCCAGGGAAATATCGGCAAGAGTTGCCGAATTCACGGCAGAACTTATAGGATCACTGGATCAACAGGTCGAGTGGGTTTTCAAGGGTTCCTTTTTAAAGGATAACCGAACCAGCCATAATTCCTACCGGGGTCCTGGAATGGATGAAGGCTTGAGGATACTGGAAGAAATTTCTGAATCGTTCGGTGTCAGAACCATTACCGATATTCACAACGCGCAGCAGGCCGTTCCTGTAGCCCAGGTGGTCGATGTTATCCAGATCCCGGCGTTCCTATGCCGGCAAACCTCGATTCTCGAGGCGGCAGGAGCTGCTGGAAAACCGGTGAACATTAAAAAGGGTCAGTTCATGAATCCTGAAAACATGAAGGGTGCTGTAACGAAGACTTCGGAAGCAGGATGTCCTGAAATTTGGTTGACCGAAAGAGGCACGTTTTTTGGCTACGGTGATCTCGTGGTTGATTTTCGTTCACTTTCGGTAATGAGCGAATTCTCGGACAAGGTTATTCTGGATGTGACCCATTCCCTTCAGCGCCCCGGAGCAGCCGGAGGTCAAAGTGGTGGCTGTCGGGAGTACGCTCCCGCCCTTGCGAGGGCAGGTGCGGCATGGGGTGTTGACGGCCTCTTTATTGAGACGCATCCTGACCCTTCTTCAGCGCTGAGTGATTCCGCGACAATGGTGGATTTCGATACTCTTGAAGCCATGGTAAGGAAAGCTGTTTTTCATTGGGAAAGCTGA
- a CDS encoding HAD hydrolase family protein: MRLEGIKLLALDVDGVLTDGGMYYGAEGVIQRFNSADGAGIIELRRRDFPVALVSFRDFPATRRRAADLGIELLCLGSAEKAEALRSICGNLSIEPEAALFMGDGLMDLPAIRTAGIGACPSNAHPLVKAECDIITENAGGDGAVREVVDMLLESQENG; encoded by the coding sequence ATGCGACTTGAAGGAATAAAACTGCTGGCTCTGGATGTTGACGGAGTACTTACAGACGGAGGGATGTACTACGGTGCTGAGGGAGTGATTCAGCGATTCAATTCAGCAGACGGGGCGGGGATAATTGAACTTCGAAGGAGGGATTTCCCGGTTGCACTGGTTTCCTTCAGAGATTTCCCCGCAACCAGGAGAAGGGCAGCTGACCTCGGGATAGAACTGCTGTGTCTGGGCAGCGCCGAGAAGGCAGAAGCCCTTAGAAGTATTTGCGGAAACCTGTCGATTGAACCTGAAGCCGCGTTATTCATGGGTGATGGTCTTATGGATCTGCCTGCAATAAGAACTGCAGGAATCGGAGCCTGTCCTTCCAACGCTCACCCTCTTGTAAAAGCTGAATGTGATATCATCACAGAAAATGCCGGTGGAGATGGAGCTGTCAGAGAGGTGGTGGATATGCTCCTCGAGAGTCAGGAAAATGGCTGA
- a CDS encoding KpsF/GutQ family sugar-phosphate isomerase → MADLYEEALRVLRIEADWLEATGVLVEKTFTRAVEILAGTEGKIIICGMGKSGHVGRKIAATMTSTGSPAYFLHPSEGIHGDIGILQKNDVALVLSKSGETEEIALLLPGFMRLKIPIVAITGSDDSLLSRAADVVLPLPDMKEACPYDLAPTASTTSMMALGDALAMALLRIRNFSSDDFAQVHPGGTLGRKLLTRVRDLMVSDSLPVMNESAPLSEAIAMMTGHRGVCFSTDDEGKLSGIFVYGDLGRLMKNRTNVLDLTLEDVIVREPSICFEEELATIAVSRMEELGITCLVAVDHDRLPVGVFYLHDALQAGVK, encoded by the coding sequence ATGGCTGACCTGTACGAAGAAGCTCTGAGGGTGCTCAGGATCGAAGCGGACTGGCTCGAAGCCACAGGAGTACTTGTCGAAAAAACCTTTACCCGGGCGGTTGAGATTCTGGCGGGAACCGAGGGCAAAATAATCATATGCGGGATGGGCAAATCCGGGCATGTGGGCAGGAAGATAGCCGCAACCATGACCAGTACAGGAAGCCCGGCGTATTTCCTGCATCCTTCGGAGGGTATCCATGGAGATATCGGAATACTTCAGAAGAACGATGTCGCTCTTGTCCTTTCCAAAAGCGGTGAAACGGAGGAGATAGCTCTGCTTCTTCCCGGTTTCATGAGATTGAAAATTCCCATAGTTGCCATAACCGGATCCGACGATTCTTTACTCTCCCGGGCGGCAGATGTGGTTTTGCCCCTTCCCGATATGAAGGAAGCCTGCCCTTACGATCTCGCGCCTACAGCAAGCACCACCTCGATGATGGCGCTTGGCGATGCCCTGGCAATGGCGCTGCTTCGGATCAGGAACTTCTCCTCCGATGATTTCGCGCAGGTTCATCCCGGCGGAACACTTGGCCGGAAGCTGCTTACAAGAGTAAGGGATCTGATGGTTTCCGATTCGCTTCCTGTAATGAACGAATCAGCACCCCTATCGGAAGCGATAGCAATGATGACGGGGCACCGTGGAGTGTGTTTTTCAACTGACGATGAGGGAAAACTCAGCGGGATTTTCGTTTACGGAGACCTTGGCAGACTCATGAAGAACAGAACCAATGTACTTGATCTGACACTTGAGGATGTTATTGTACGTGAACCCTCAATCTGTTTTGAAGAGGAACTTGCGACCATCGCTGTCTCAAGAATGGAAGAACTCGGAATAACCTGTCTCGTGGCTGTTGATCATGATCGTTTGCCTGTGGGCGTTTTCTATCTTCACGATGCACTCCAGGCAGGAGTGAAATAG
- a CDS encoding lysophospholipid acyltransferase family protein, whose protein sequence is MASNLPFRRFRHSLQLPVVKLLAFLGRVMPRKLIWDISYLLGSIASLIPGRSRRIFNINEKHIIQPCGLKVSLSRVYRYIIAGIIDFINLNYKSDEDFLQVVEIRGEEHMKAALSLGKGAIAITAHYSAWELIPRAIHLQGHEVGIITRKLAHKGTSTYFNSLRTRHGVALIDRGSGIARLMRVLRDNTAVGILIDQDTLGVESDFVDFMGLPARTPVGPSQLAVRFGIPVLTLHISRRENGKYLLEIDEALDLSKYQGDKGYIELTADLTGRIEEWVNEDPEQWVWIHERWARRPGGAPGLR, encoded by the coding sequence ATGGCATCAAATCTACCATTCCGTAGATTCAGGCATTCACTGCAGCTTCCTGTTGTGAAGCTCCTGGCTTTTCTCGGAAGGGTTATGCCCAGGAAGCTTATCTGGGATATCTCTTATTTATTGGGTTCGATTGCGTCCCTGATTCCCGGCAGATCCAGGAGAATATTCAATATAAACGAAAAACACATCATTCAGCCCTGCGGTTTGAAAGTCAGTCTCAGCCGTGTATACAGGTACATTATTGCAGGGATAATTGATTTCATCAATCTGAATTACAAGTCGGATGAGGATTTTCTCCAGGTGGTGGAAATTCGAGGCGAGGAACACATGAAAGCGGCGCTTTCCCTCGGGAAGGGAGCCATAGCAATAACCGCGCACTACTCTGCATGGGAGCTTATACCAAGAGCTATTCATCTTCAGGGGCATGAAGTTGGCATTATTACAAGGAAGTTGGCTCACAAAGGTACATCCACGTATTTCAACAGTCTGAGAACCCGGCACGGAGTTGCGCTTATTGACAGAGGAAGTGGAATTGCAAGGCTTATGCGGGTGTTGCGGGATAATACCGCTGTGGGTATCTTGATAGATCAGGATACCCTGGGAGTTGAAAGCGATTTTGTTGACTTCATGGGTCTTCCCGCGAGAACACCGGTTGGGCCGTCACAGCTGGCTGTAAGATTTGGAATACCCGTTCTTACACTGCATATATCAAGAAGAGAAAACGGGAAGTACCTGCTTGAAATCGACGAGGCTCTAGACCTGTCCAAGTACCAGGGTGATAAGGGTTATATTGAACTTACAGCCGATCTTACCGGAAGGATTGAGGAGTGGGTTAATGAAGATCCCGAACAGTGGGTCTGGATTCATGAGCGCTGGGCTCGCCGTCCTGGTGGGGCTCCTGGCCTGCGGTAA
- the lptC gene encoding LPS export ABC transporter periplasmic protein LptC codes for MSAGLAVLVGLLACGNSDSADMDPDREPMQTVEDFTLVQSLKGDRSWRLVSEVAIYTEGDSLLLISDVDLTFFEDDIPTTILKGDSGRVELQTGLMRIWGNVNAETDDGRYLETQEIIWDDEMEIFHSDCLVVMTIPDSAGETVLSGRGVDLDTGLGAVEGVDIEENFTAVYLGDLELE; via the coding sequence ATGAGCGCTGGGCTCGCCGTCCTGGTGGGGCTCCTGGCCTGCGGTAACTCCGATAGCGCTGACATGGATCCCGATCGGGAACCGATGCAGACCGTTGAAGATTTTACATTGGTTCAGTCACTTAAAGGTGATCGGTCATGGCGTCTTGTCAGCGAAGTGGCAATTTATACCGAGGGTGACAGTCTGCTTCTTATCTCGGATGTTGATCTGACATTCTTTGAAGATGATATTCCAACAACGATTCTGAAGGGCGACTCCGGGCGGGTTGAACTGCAGACCGGCCTCATGAGAATATGGGGTAATGTCAACGCTGAAACGGATGACGGCAGGTATCTGGAAACTCAGGAGATAATCTGGGATGATGAAATGGAGATATTCCACAGTGACTGTCTGGTTGTAATGACAATTCCGGATTCGGCAGGGGAAACCGTGCTTTCCGGAAGAGGTGTTGATCTTGATACCGGTCTCGGAGCCGTTGAAGGTGTTGATATAGAAGAGAATTTTACCGCTGTATATCTTGGAGATCTGGAACTTGAATAA
- the lptB gene encoding LPS export ABC transporter ATP-binding protein, protein MTAHKVRNPKLEILRTDKLIKRYRRRAVVNGISLSVSRGETVGLLGPNGAGKTTTFNQIVGFIRPDSGDVYMDDIVLTHLPMYKRCRLGIGYLPQESSVFRKLSVADNLMSILETTGLKKRERKKRQARLLADLGIEKLADQKAYTLSGGERRRVEIARALVTDPAFLLLDEPFAGIDPIAVDDIQSIIMDLRTRGLGILITDHNVRETLEITDRAYIMYDGKILISGSAQELAEDPEARKIYLGERFKL, encoded by the coding sequence ATGACCGCTCATAAGGTCAGAAATCCAAAGTTGGAAATTTTAAGAACTGACAAACTAATCAAGAGGTACCGGAGAAGGGCAGTTGTCAACGGTATCTCACTGTCCGTCAGCCGGGGTGAGACGGTTGGGCTTTTAGGGCCTAACGGTGCCGGGAAGACTACTACTTTTAACCAGATTGTTGGTTTCATCAGACCGGACTCCGGTGATGTATATATGGACGATATAGTCCTCACGCATTTGCCCATGTATAAAAGATGCAGGCTTGGAATAGGTTATCTGCCCCAGGAATCAAGCGTGTTCAGAAAGTTGTCTGTAGCTGACAACCTGATGAGTATTCTGGAAACAACGGGGCTGAAAAAGAGGGAGCGAAAAAAAAGACAGGCCCGGCTCCTTGCGGATCTGGGTATTGAAAAGCTTGCTGATCAGAAGGCTTACACTCTTTCCGGAGGAGAGAGAAGAAGAGTTGAGATAGCAAGAGCCCTTGTTACGGACCCGGCGTTTCTGCTTCTGGATGAACCCTTTGCGGGGATAGACCCTATAGCTGTTGATGATATTCAGAGTATCATCATGGACCTCAGAACCAGAGGGCTTGGTATTCTCATCACCGATCATAACGTAAGGGAAACCCTTGAAATTACCGACAGAGCTTATATTATGTACGATGGAAAAATCTTGATATCCGGTTCCGCCCAGGAACTTGCTGAAGACCCCGAAGCCAGAAAGATCTACCTGGGAGAAAGGTTCAAGTTGTAG